DNA sequence from the Pseudorca crassidens isolate mPseCra1 chromosome 6, mPseCra1.hap1, whole genome shotgun sequence genome:
CTTCATCATTTGGCGGCgcaatgggggcgggggggcggcgggGCGTTATTTTCAATCAGAAGCAAACCAAATGTTTGCAACCACTTTAAGCATCAGAAATGTAAGCTAGTTGTCTGACATCCTATGTTAATACCAAACTTCATAATGAGGACACGTGTGACTGGCAAGTTTTCCATAAAtaagtgcagtggttgagagtctgcctgccgatgccgcggagtggctgggcccgtgagccatggctgctgagcctgcgcgtccggagcctgtgctccgcaacgggagaggctgcggcagtgagaggcccgcgtaccgcaaaaaaaaaaaaaaaaaatccctctataCAAAATCGATCATTCCAAATACTGACATCGTAGATTTGAGTGACAGCTCTTAAGATGGTACTCAACATTGTCGTTGATAGCTTTTCTGATGGAGGTTAACAATATTCGTACTTTTAAGGTatgaaaataccttcacagcagcaGCCATACATCTTTTGTTATGTTGACTCCCATATTTCCGTCCTCAAATAatttcccttgctccttccattgaaagaaaagaaaaatatatttgctttctgGACAAACACCTaccacatttttatttccttgataaAAATCACAGAGACCAGCATAGGAGAACCAGGTACGAAAAATTTTAATCACTTGACAACAAAACAGAGTGATGTACACGTGGGTACAGAAGAAACTGTGAAGCCCCTTCCTTTAGCCAGGAGTGATGTCTTCCTGAGAGAAGACATTGGCCATAAAGAGTGTGGTGCTTTCATCCAATCAGGGTGAGATCCATCTTCACCTCACTACCTGTGCTCCAGGTGGGTGTCGAGGCTGCGCTGGGGCGGAAGTGGGGATGATGAGAGAGTGAGCTGAAGGATGAAGTGTTCAGCAGGCGGTCTCTCCTCCCTCGCTCCTCTCTCCTGTGGGTTCTGGGTGGTGAACTGGCTGGACAGACCTTGTGGGAAATGCTATAGACGTGCAGTACTCTAGGCCAGGACCAGCTTGCTGGAAACCATCATTCTGAATCTAAAATCCGAGAGTTAATAAATGGAGCCATCTTCGATTACGTTTTCTCCATCCCTCTTCCTCTGTAATGCGACTGCTTCTTCAAGCATTTCCATACTGACTGTCtcacactgaaaaaaaatctctattttaatttctctctgaaaagtctttaggtgcttaataaatacctgttgatGAATGAGTGCACGTTGATGAACGATGGATGAATGAATCATTAttatagaaaagaataaacagagagaaGCATTAGATTATGATTCCAAATAACTCTGCCAGAAACTTCCTGTAACTGCAGGTGTATATGCTCATGGGGTGGCCATGGTTTTCCAACATACGCGCTGATTATGATCCCTAAGTCCTGTGAGTTCGTGTCAATCCTTCTCTTTGGCAGGTTGATGGCCAAAGAGAGCAGTAAGTGCACGGACTATTCATGTTGCTACGAACTCTCTTCCTAAATTTTCTCAGCTGAGGAAACAATTTCAGCCTATTAGGGCAACACTGTGTGATTGGGAAAATGCTACCTACTTGCTGTAGAAAAGAAATGAGTCGTGTTAGATTAGGTGAGCCCCAAAGCCCTGAAAATGCAAATTTGTGGAGCAAGCTCGTTGACTGATCTTCTAGAAAACCAAACCAAGACTCACTTTCAAAGTCTCTTTCCCACCTCCTTGGGCAAAACACACAATGGGGATCTTGCCACCGTAGTTGgaatctgtaaaatataaaacgTAAACCTTATTTTGGGCACATCAGAAATATTCACCTACCTCAAGGAAGTGGTGGACCCCGTGAGCCCAGGGTGTGGGGTGCTGGCTGCAGATCTCACAGACTTGACCATCTACCAGCTGATCACAATGGATGCGTCCCTGTTCTCCAAACCAGTAACAGCATGACACGGGTCACACTGCAAGTTTTTACTgatatttaaaatgcaaagtcTGTGAATGACTGACTTCTGCTAATAGACGTTAGGCCAGGTTCAAGTTTATCCTTAGAATAATTACACTTTCACTCATTCGCATAATCCTATGCTTTCTTGAGTGGGTGAAAAATTTGCATAACTATGTGTTCTTTCCAGTGAGAGTATTGCATATATCAATGTCTTCCTTTGTATACATCCCattgagaaaggaaaaaggttGAGATTATCTCCAGCAAGTCCCTGTGATGGAGTCTATCACTAGATCACGAGGTAATCTGGTTCCACAACAGGACACATCTCAACAATAGGAAGAGAGAGAGTTATTTATCACTTGCCATAGCAAATACAGGCTTTCACGCAACTGCTGTATTCTCCCCTTGAAACCAATGTTTTAGGTGGTTCTAGTATATAGAAGTAGCCAATAACCAAAGAAGTAAACCACCTAACTGTTAAGCTAGTGGGTTGGTTTTTATCGCTTCTATCCTAGCTAACCACATTGCTTTGTCAGTGCAAATTTGCCGTTGTGAATTTTAATTTGTTCTTAAATGTTGTCGAGCAGAATGGACAGCAGGTTCTCTATACTGGGTGGGACAAACCAGGGTAGGACAAGGCAGCCTTTGTCAGTGTTCCAGCACGTTGAAGGGTACATATCAGGGTAACCTTGGCAGGAGCACCTCTAGTATATTAAAGAAGAGATATAACAGCTCTTCTTTGGCAATACAACATCTAACTGGGTGAGTTCACCATTCTTTACTCAATAATTGGGAGCTATTGTTGGTGGCGCTGCTGCTACTCTTGTTAGTATGTCTGTCTAAGGTCCCACCTCCTAAACACTGACCTTGAATAGTGCGCTCGGAGATGTACTTCTCCAGCTGGTTACGGAGCTTTGCCTCAACTGTGGGGTGCCCATGGCAGCCGTTGTCCACAAGCAGCAGGTGGGTGTGATTGTTGTCCAGGATGTACAGAGGGTCTCTCTTGAAGTCATCCATAATGTACTGAGCTGAAAAATATCCCTGAAAAGCACAGAGAAACTTGTCTTTGAGATTTATTTGTTGGCCAAAATGCATGACGACATTTTCACAGGTTCATATTAAGGCTGACCCTTTGGGTTCAACTGATGCTCTTCCCAGATTCCTAAGTGCAGAAGGGTCTTAGAGATCTTATAGTACAGGCCATCATTTTAAGTATGAAGAAATGAAGGCTCAAAATGGTTGCATCACTTTCTTATTGTCACATAAATGACCGGTGGCAGTGTAAGAATCAGATTCTAATCCATTTCTTGTTCCATTGCCCTGTGCTCTTTAGTATAAATTCATTGAAACTGATAGCGTtcaggaaagtgtgtgtgtgtgtgtgtgtgtgtgtgtgtgtgtgtgtgtatatccagACACAtacatttgtatgtgtgtgtgtctggataAGGTAGAGGTAGacattgatacacacacacacatatttgtctGTAATCCATCATATGCCAAGACCTATGACAGCGTCTAGAGATTAGAAAATGAATAAGATGGAGTCCTAGCCCTTGAGGAGCACATAGTTACGGGACCATGAAAAGAGGCAATTTAAATAGATACTTTGTCCTCGCACTTAATACCAGAGAATAAAAAACTAAAGAACTGACTCTAACAGGATTCGCTGGGAACAAATTTTAATGAGCAAAACACATCCACTGGTAACTCCTTCCCAGGAGTTCTTTGATTATGTCATCCTGAGGTTCCAAAGCAACCTTGTAAGGTCGACTTCCTTATGAGCTGACTCCATCCCAGAGCCCCGGTGTTCAGGCCAGAGCCCTGTGCCATGGTCTTTCTGCCTCGTGACCCCGCAGACCCCCTCATGTCCAGCCCATACCTCGACATCACAACTCCTGATGAGGGTGTCCCTGTTGGAGACCATGCCCCAAGCCGCGATGCCGATGGCCACTATGTTCTCCTCTGAATTCCTGCTGATGGTGTTATCTCTCACTACCTCTCCAATGTACTTCATCAGCCCATAATGCGTGCCTCCAGTGAGAATCCAGGCACCTGTCAACAAGAGAGAAGAACAAACGCTCAGCTGGCTCTGCATAAGTTTCCCATCCTTTGCTCGACCCCTAAAGAAGCCCCACCCGTGAGCACTAGGACGCAGCATTACTGGCCACACTTTGCACTGGGCTTGACCTCTGACCatataaaaaggaaggagaagaagatcTCCAAGTTTCTAAGAGATTCTGGTTTAAAAACAATACGGATTCTGGACCGCACTCTAACCCACATCATCAGACTCTCTGGGAGGTGGGACCAGGGAACCTGCCTCTTTAACCAGCCTCTCGGGTAGATCTTTTTATGAGTAATGAATGCCTGGCCTGAGGCTCTGAGCAAGTTAGGCAGTGTCATCATGGAAAGCGGAGCGCTGCGCGCCCAGATACCCCTCAGGGATCCTGGTGATCTTCCTGGCATGACCCTGGTGCCTACGACTTAACTTTACAATTACACAGTTTTGCACACTGGtattttaaggtttttatttGATGATTTTTGCAGTGTCAAAGGTGTtgcacagttttgtttttgttttcaaaattgaaGTAACTAATACCTACAAAATATTATCTCACATAATAATAGAATCTAAAGTTGGAAATGCCCCTAGTCTAATATGTTACCCACACAGGAATCCAGCCTGAGGCTGGGTCACCAGCCTCCCCTGATTAGCTCTGGTAATGGAAGCCTCAGGGGTCCCgaagcagccccctcccccagctgtcaGAAAgtccttttgttcatttttgtctcCATTCTCTACTTTTGCTACAGTCTTCCTGATGATGGACTAATTTAGTCTTCTCCCACATAAAAGTCCTTCCAATATTTTAAGGTAAATGTGATGTAGTTCTTAGAAGTTTCAGACCCAATTCCTTCAGCCAGCTCTCACTGGATGTGAACCCAGACCCCTTGGCAGCCAGCCTCCTTCCTGCAGACAGATTTCAGTTGTCAACATCCCCCTTTCAAATGAGGCAATGGGAGGCATAGTAGCTCTCCACAAGGAGACAAGTAACCTCCCTGCTCTGGCCCCTCACTTCATCTATGTAGATGTCCCAGCCCAGGGACTTTTGTCTGCTTTGTTCTACTCTATTCCCAGCACCTAAAACAATTCCTGACACATAGCAGGCATTTaagaagtatttgctgaatgaatgaattatgtaTGTTCAGATCTCATAGTAAGGAAGCTGAGTTGCTGGGTTTCATAACAAAGTAAGTACCTACTGTGTGGCCCCTCTGACTGTTCAGGAAATTAAGAATAAATGGGGGAGGGGTGCCACAGTTTCTTCTTGACATTAAGGAAAAACGTATCTAAAACAAGACACACTTCCTTAGTTCTGTCAACTAATATGCTTaataaagaagtttttaaaatgttagccttagataaactaataaaataaaggtTAGGCTTTGATAAATAGAATCTAATCTTGAAATTAGAGTTTAACATTCTAGTTAAACTCAAATGGAAGTAAGGCTGCAAAAACAATTTGCCTATACCCTTCAAAAATGTCCTGAAAGACTGAAAAAAGCTGAAGAGTAGTTCCAGATGAAAGAAAGGTTTTCAGTTTCCTATGATATGAAAAGCTAAATGGATTGGAatccagacagagaaaacaaaattttttctcTGAAGACATTGTTAGGATAATTAGCAAAACGAAACCAAGGACTGTTTGTTAGACAACAGTGTAGGTCAAGGTTAACTTTCTCAGGTTTGATAGTTGCATCGGGTTATCTGAGAGAACACCCCTGTTCTTCAGTGATGCTCACGTATTTAGGCACTAAGGGTTATGATACCTAAAATTTACTcttagtcattttttttaaaaaccataatatGTGGATatttacagagagagagaagattaatatgggaaaatgttaacaattggtgaGCCTAAGTGAAGGGGGTACAGATATTCCTTGTATTATTCTTCCAACTCTTCTGTAGGTCtgacatttttcataataaaaagttaaaaagaaaaaaataagctgaATATTTCAAATAACAAAGCCACGGTTATTTGTTTTGATCTCCATCAGACAGTTACATGGTGCTTACAACCCGCCAGGcactactaacacgatttccaaaacacaccactgatcCCAAAACTAAAGAGCAGACGAATGAAACTTTCCTTTTTGATTCGCCAGAATACTCTGGGTAAAAGTTCACacgtaagggcttccctggtggcgcagtggttgagagtctgcctgccgatgcaggggacgcgggttcgtgccccggtctgggaagatcccacacaccgcggagcggctgggcccgtgagccatggccgctgagcctgcgcgtccggagcctgtgctccacaacgggagaggccacaacagtgagaggcccgcgtaccgcaaagacaaaaaaaaaaaaaaaagttcacacgtaaaaataacaaaatgaaaattttagattAAAGGAAACACAAAATTACCCACAAGGAAGTTCCTTAACTCTGAGTTTAAAGAGCTACTGTGTCCCCACCCTCCACCTACCCCCTCACCATCGGCCAGAGCTCCCGGTCTGTCCCTTCTGAAGGATCTTGTTTTTAATTAAGATAATGATTAATCATACAGTTCTAGAGCATCTGGAGTCTGAGCATGATTGCAAAGGAGAATTTCGTTCCGTCTCTGAAGACGCTGCGCAGCCTGGATGGACAAACCCGCGGGCGCAAGGTCCCCGCCGCCGCAGGGAAGGTCCCGTGGCTGCAGCGGGGACAGCCGCGTGGACGCAACGGGGGCCGACGCACCTTTCGACTGCGCGATGTAGATCAGGCGGCTGAAGATCTTGCGCATGCGCGGCTTCAGGGCGAAGTTTTTGGCGCCGCCGGTCACCGAGATGACCAGGTTGGGCGTTTTCAGGTGCCAGTACTGGGTCAGCAGCTCGTAGAGGGTTTCTGCGTCCGTATCGCAGGACAGTCGGATATACTGTGGGGAAGAGGGGAAGCATCAGGATCCGCAGGTGTTCTCCTGATGGTGGGGCTTAGCCCAGTTTACCTGCTCCttagggagggggagaggggagcgcATTGCAGCCGAGGAGCGTCCCCTTGGGGAAGTGGAAGGAAGGCAGTGGAGTGGAGGCGGGTGTGGGTGCCCCTGCAAGGACCCCCGCATCCCAAGCCGGCTGGAGGACTTGGGACTTTATCCT
Encoded proteins:
- the TRPM8 gene encoding transient receptor potential cation channel subfamily M member 8 isoform X3; the encoded protein is MSFKGARLSMRSRRNGTPDSTRTLYSSASRSTDVSYSESDLVNFIQANFKKRECVFFTKDSKATENVCKCGYTQSQHIEGTQTNQNEKWNYKKHTKEFPTDAFGDIQFETLGKKGKYIRLSCDTDAETLYELLTQYWHLKTPNLVISVTGGAKNFALKPRMRKIFSRLIYIAQSKGAWILTGGTHYGLMKYIGEVVRDNTISRNSEENIVAIGIAAWGMVSNRDTLIRSCDVEGYFSAQYIMDDFKRDPLYILDNNHTHLLLVDNGCHGHPTVEAKLRNQLEKYISERTIQDSNYGGKIPIVCFAQGGGKETLKCETVSMEMLEEAVALQRKRDGENVIEDGSIY